The following proteins are co-located in the Gloeocapsa sp. PCC 7428 genome:
- a CDS encoding PAS domain S-box protein, with amino-acid sequence MQPVPSTQQNQASEQDSVVVDTAIFFELSTGLLCVVSWDGTFKKVNPAFSKTLGFANGELLEQKFIELVHPEDRAVTKAAIAQIQTSDQRTGYFENRYLCRDSSYKELGWTVRFEAEPGLFYGIARELTLIKSTKDTALYRTLARNLPKAAVFLFDDNLRYELCEGQEIASMGFNQETLEGKTIWDVLPPKTCTEIEPLYRATLAGQEVVTEIAFCGHAYAVQIVPVRNEQQEIVAGMMLLENIDERKQTEEALDQSEETVQRQLKEIEAIYTSAPVGLCFLDTNLRYVRVNDRLAEINGIPAAEHIGKSVEELLPEIGEVQAKLFAQVIQTGVPILDAEVRGTTPAQPGIERDWLVSYYPLRDINDRILGINIVVQEITQRKQQAAALAERERQLTTILSNTPDVICRYSKDFRYLYISPAAERITGIPTQRFIGKTNAEIGMPEIYTKTWEKAIAEVLQTREQQILEFNFPLASKTWYFYSIFIPEFAPDGSVESVLVVSRDVTERRQAEESLAKSQDWLQLSQQAGQIGAFIWDIVNGDIVWTQQLEILYGLTPGSFGGTYEHWQQQVHPEDIVRIEQSLQEKMQTRGEEWQGDFRIFHAQTGEIRWIAAKSRFFYDNFGQPIRMIGVNLDISDRKHTEVALRESELNYRMLADTMPQLFWTTLPDGYHEYYNQRWYDYTGLTLEETKGAGWNHVLHPDDQQRSWEVWHESLRTGKNYEIEYRFRRFDGEYRWFLGRAFPLHDDTGQIIRWFGSCTDIHDQKIALEERDRAVERERTARSQAEAANRIKDEFLAVLSHELRSPLNPILGWAKLLLTRQFDENTTRKALQTIERNAQLQTRLIEDLLDISRILRGKLSLNITQVNLVTIAEAALETVRLAAEEKAIHLQLIIEDSARYSEFQIAGDAARLQQIVWNLLTNAVKFTPHGGRVEVKLEKLASSSVQIQVSDTGKGIAPEFLPHVFDYFRQADSSITRKFGGLGLGLAIVRHLVELHGGTVKADSQGEGQGATFSVTLPLPESEIVDENSGDRIHYNDSDLPLLGIRALIVDDEADMRELLVVTLEQYGAQVTAAASASEVLELPQYQILISDIGMPNMDGYTLMRQIRTLPPDQGGSILAIALTAYAGETDQQAAIAAGFNRHLAKPVEPAKLLATIVNLLSKKS; translated from the coding sequence ATGCAGCCTGTCCCATCAACACAGCAAAATCAAGCAAGCGAACAGGATTCTGTAGTGGTAGATACCGCAATTTTCTTTGAACTTTCTACGGGTCTGCTGTGTGTCGTTAGCTGGGATGGTACTTTCAAAAAGGTAAATCCAGCTTTTAGTAAGACATTAGGGTTTGCAAATGGGGAACTGCTAGAGCAAAAATTTATAGAATTGGTTCATCCTGAAGATCGCGCTGTGACAAAGGCGGCGATCGCTCAAATTCAAACAAGCGATCAACGGACAGGCTACTTTGAGAATCGCTACCTTTGTCGTGACAGTTCGTATAAAGAGTTAGGATGGACTGTCCGTTTTGAGGCGGAACCAGGATTATTTTATGGAATCGCCCGCGAACTTACTTTGATAAAGTCCACTAAAGATACGGCACTCTATCGCACTTTAGCACGCAATCTCCCCAAAGCTGCTGTCTTCTTATTTGACGATAATTTACGTTACGAGCTATGCGAGGGTCAAGAAATAGCCAGCATGGGCTTTAACCAAGAAACATTGGAAGGTAAAACGATTTGGGATGTATTACCGCCAAAAACTTGTACAGAAATTGAGCCGTTGTATCGTGCAACGCTTGCAGGACAAGAAGTCGTTACCGAAATAGCTTTTTGCGGTCATGCTTACGCTGTGCAAATCGTACCTGTGCGTAATGAACAGCAGGAAATTGTCGCAGGAATGATGCTTCTCGAAAATATTGATGAACGCAAGCAAACCGAAGAAGCGTTAGATCAAAGCGAGGAAACAGTACAACGACAACTTAAAGAAATTGAAGCAATTTACACCTCTGCGCCGGTTGGACTTTGCTTTTTAGATACCAATCTACGCTATGTACGTGTCAACGATCGCCTAGCAGAAATTAATGGTATCCCCGCAGCAGAACATATCGGTAAATCTGTTGAGGAACTTTTACCCGAAATAGGTGAAGTGCAAGCAAAGTTGTTTGCGCAAGTAATTCAAACGGGAGTACCCATTTTAGATGCTGAAGTACGTGGTACTACCCCAGCGCAGCCAGGAATTGAGCGCGACTGGCTAGTAAGTTACTACCCACTACGCGATATTAACGATCGCATTCTAGGGATCAATATTGTTGTTCAGGAAATTACGCAACGCAAGCAACAAGCCGCCGCACTCGCAGAACGCGAAAGACAGCTAACAACGATTTTATCAAATACTCCTGATGTGATTTGTCGCTACAGCAAAGACTTTCGCTATCTTTATATTAGTCCCGCTGCGGAACGCATTACGGGTATTCCTACGCAACGATTTATCGGCAAAACCAATGCTGAAATCGGGATGCCAGAAATATATACTAAGACTTGGGAAAAGGCGATCGCCGAAGTTTTGCAGACACGCGAGCAGCAAATATTAGAATTTAACTTTCCTCTTGCTTCTAAAACATGGTACTTTTACTCGATATTCATTCCAGAGTTTGCACCAGACGGTTCAGTTGAATCGGTACTTGTTGTCAGTCGCGATGTTACCGAACGCCGTCAAGCTGAAGAATCTTTAGCGAAAAGTCAAGATTGGTTGCAACTGTCGCAACAAGCAGGGCAAATTGGTGCTTTTATTTGGGATATTGTCAATGGAGATATTGTTTGGACGCAACAGCTAGAAATTCTCTATGGGTTAACTCCTGGTAGCTTTGGCGGTACTTACGAACACTGGCAACAACAAGTTCACCCAGAAGACATTGTACGGATTGAGCAAAGTTTGCAAGAGAAAATGCAAACTCGCGGCGAAGAGTGGCAAGGCGATTTTCGGATTTTTCACGCCCAAACAGGGGAAATACGCTGGATTGCGGCGAAAAGTCGCTTTTTCTACGATAATTTTGGGCAACCAATCCGCATGATTGGCGTGAATCTGGATATCAGCGATCGCAAACATACAGAAGTTGCACTCCGCGAAAGCGAACTAAATTATCGGATGCTGGCAGATACAATGCCACAGTTATTTTGGACAACACTCCCTGATGGCTACCATGAATACTACAACCAACGCTGGTACGATTACACAGGTTTGACGTTGGAAGAAACGAAAGGTGCTGGCTGGAATCACGTGTTGCATCCTGACGATCAACAACGCAGTTGGGAAGTTTGGCATGAGTCTTTGCGAACAGGGAAAAATTACGAAATTGAATATCGCTTTCGCCGCTTTGATGGCGAATACCGCTGGTTTTTAGGTAGGGCGTTTCCTTTACACGATGATACGGGACAAATTATTCGCTGGTTTGGTTCGTGTACTGATATTCACGATCAAAAAATTGCTTTAGAAGAACGCGATCGCGCCGTCGAACGCGAACGTACGGCAAGATCGCAAGCCGAAGCCGCGAATCGCATCAAAGATGAATTTCTAGCGGTACTCTCGCACGAATTGCGATCGCCGCTCAATCCGATTTTGGGTTGGGCAAAACTTCTTCTCACTCGTCAATTTGATGAAAATACAACGCGCAAGGCTTTGCAAACAATCGAGCGCAACGCCCAATTGCAAACACGCCTCATTGAAGATTTACTAGATATCTCGCGCATTTTACGCGGTAAGCTGAGTTTAAATATCACGCAAGTTAATTTAGTGACAATTGCCGAAGCCGCTTTAGAAACGGTACGACTCGCAGCGGAAGAAAAAGCGATTCACTTACAACTGATTATTGAAGATTCCGCGCGTTATTCTGAATTTCAGATCGCTGGAGATGCTGCACGGTTACAGCAAATTGTGTGGAATCTTCTCACGAATGCAGTCAAGTTTACTCCTCATGGCGGGCGCGTAGAGGTCAAGTTAGAAAAATTAGCATCTTCTTCTGTGCAAATTCAAGTCAGCGACACTGGTAAAGGAATTGCACCTGAATTTCTTCCTCACGTGTTTGATTACTTCCGCCAAGCTGATAGTAGCATTACGCGAAAATTTGGTGGATTAGGATTAGGACTTGCTATTGTCCGTCATTTAGTCGAATTACACGGCGGTACAGTGAAAGCTGATAGTCAAGGTGAAGGACAAGGCGCAACGTTTAGCGTTACACTACCACTTCCCGAATCTGAAATTGTTGATGAAAATTCAGGCGATCGCATTCATTATAATGACTCTGATTTACCGCTATTGGGAATACGCGCCTTAATCGTTGATGACGAAGCAGATATGCGCGAGTTACTCGTTGTAACTCTAGAACAATACGGCGCGCAAGTCACTGCTGCTGCATCAGCAAGCGAAGTTTTAGAATTACCGCAATATCAGATTCTGATTAGCGATATTGGAATGCCTAATATGGATGGTTATACATTAATGCGGCAAATTAGAACTTTACCACCCGATCAAGGAGGATCGATACTCGCGATCGCGCTAACAGCTTATGCAGGCGAAACCGATCAACAAGCTGCGATCGCCGCTGGATTCAACCGACATTTAGCAAAACCCGTCGAACCTGCTAAATTGTTAGCAACCATTGTTAATCTACTAAGCAAAAAATCATAA
- a CDS encoding DUF4870 domain-containing protein: MNDTDKRKLLSGLSHAALILNAVVIPVLVPIVILLATHDPIVRGNAKEAINFTINIIICGVISSILILVEGIGVFLLFFLAIISFIMPLIATIYAVKNVNKPYRYPLIWHFL; this comes from the coding sequence ATGAATGACACCGATAAAAGAAAACTTCTTTCTGGATTAAGTCACGCTGCTTTAATTCTTAACGCTGTTGTCATTCCAGTTCTTGTCCCGATTGTAATTTTGCTAGCAACTCATGACCCAATTGTGCGCGGCAATGCTAAAGAAGCCATTAATTTTACGATTAATATAATTATTTGTGGTGTTATTAGCTCAATACTTATCTTAGTAGAAGGTATTGGTGTTTTCTTGCTCTTTTTCCTCGCTATTATCAGCTTTATTATGCCATTGATTGCTACTATTTATGCGGTGAAAAATGTAAATAAGCCGTATCGCTATCCTTTAATATGGCATTTTCTATAG
- a CDS encoding alpha/beta fold hydrolase codes for MKIDFNDLSNQLTESTSIELAKSIKFQAIATPFAQAITTAYVHQGNGGHPILLLHGFDSSVLEFRRLLPLLAAQNQTWAVDLLGFGFTERIENLALSPSAIKTHLYCFWEALIAQPMILVGASMGGAAAIDFTLNYPEVVQKLVLIDSAGFTAGSAMGKLMFPPLDRLATEFLRNPRVRNSISRAAYKNKSLASVDAQLCAALHLNMPGWNQALIAFTKSGGYTSFKEKLAQIEQPTLILWGEDDRILGIKDAEKFQQAIPHSKLVWIKDCGHVPHLEQPQIAAEHILRFCQPE; via the coding sequence ATGAAGATTGATTTTAATGATTTAAGTAATCAACTCACAGAATCAACGTCAATTGAGCTTGCAAAAAGTATTAAATTTCAGGCGATCGCAACTCCATTTGCACAAGCAATTACTACAGCTTATGTTCATCAAGGTAACGGCGGTCATCCGATTTTACTGTTGCATGGATTTGATAGTTCTGTATTAGAATTTCGTCGTTTGCTACCGTTGTTAGCTGCTCAGAATCAAACTTGGGCTGTTGATTTATTAGGTTTTGGCTTTACTGAAAGAATTGAAAATCTCGCTTTAAGCCCAAGTGCGATTAAAACACATTTATATTGTTTCTGGGAAGCTTTAATCGCTCAACCGATGATTTTAGTTGGTGCGTCGATGGGAGGTGCAGCGGCGATTGATTTTACGCTAAACTATCCAGAAGTTGTACAAAAATTAGTATTAATAGATAGTGCCGGATTTACCGCTGGTTCGGCGATGGGAAAACTCATGTTTCCACCACTGGATCGACTGGCGACAGAGTTTTTACGCAATCCAAGAGTACGTAATAGTATTAGTCGGGCTGCGTATAAAAATAAAAGTTTAGCTTCAGTTGACGCGCAATTATGTGCGGCATTACATTTGAATATGCCTGGCTGGAATCAAGCTTTAATTGCTTTTACCAAAAGTGGTGGTTACACTTCTTTTAAAGAAAAGCTAGCGCAAATTGAGCAACCAACGCTGATTTTGTGGGGAGAAGACGATCGCATTTTAGGAATTAAAGATGCTGAGAAGTTTCAGCAAGCGATTCCTCATAGTAAACTTGTTTGGATTAAAGACTGCGGTCATGTACCGCATCTTGAACAACCGCAGATTGCTGCGGAACATATTCTTAGATTTTGTCAACCTGAATAA
- a CDS encoding trans-acting enoyl reductase family protein, translating to MSSFLLYGANGYTGELIARLAVQKGLTPILAGRNPQKIAPLATELGLEYCTFTLEDTAAVDEALADVPVVLNCAGPFSQTAKPLVAGCLRKKTHYLDITGEVAVFEAIASQTSLAQTAEVMLLPGVGFDVVPSDCLAAHLKTRLPNATQLTLAFQALGKISRGTAITMVEAQGKGGLVRRNGVLTFVPAAWKTRTIDFGNGAVTAVTIPWGDVSTAFYSTGIPNIEVYAAFPTPVRIGMVATRYLGGLLSLPPVQNLQKRLIQNQLPGPSEIERTQGASILWGEVTDDAGKTATSRLQCPEGYTLTTVTAVEVVSRVLAGRFHPGFQTPSLVYGADFILDFDGVVREDLN from the coding sequence ATGTCATCATTCTTGCTATACGGTGCAAACGGTTACACTGGAGAACTCATCGCGCGATTGGCAGTCCAAAAAGGGCTAACGCCAATTCTTGCAGGGCGTAATCCTCAAAAAATAGCACCATTAGCGACAGAACTAGGACTAGAGTATTGTACATTCACCCTAGAGGATACCGCCGCTGTTGACGAAGCGTTAGCCGACGTACCAGTTGTTTTAAACTGTGCAGGTCCTTTTTCGCAAACAGCAAAACCGCTCGTTGCCGGATGTTTACGCAAGAAGACGCATTATTTAGACATTACCGGAGAAGTTGCCGTATTTGAAGCGATCGCCTCTCAAACTTCCCTAGCCCAAACCGCAGAGGTTATGCTACTTCCTGGTGTAGGTTTTGATGTTGTTCCTTCCGATTGTCTCGCTGCGCATCTCAAAACTCGACTTCCCAACGCAACACAACTTACCCTTGCATTTCAAGCACTAGGCAAAATTTCACGCGGAACAGCAATAACAATGGTCGAAGCCCAAGGTAAAGGCGGTTTAGTACGCCGTAATGGAGTTCTCACTTTTGTTCCCGCAGCCTGGAAAACGCGAACAATTGATTTTGGCAACGGCGCAGTTACCGCTGTAACAATTCCCTGGGGAGATGTATCTACTGCTTTTTACAGTACAGGTATTCCTAACATTGAAGTTTACGCCGCCTTTCCCACACCAGTGCGCATAGGAATGGTTGCAACGCGCTATCTCGGTGGATTACTAAGCCTACCACCCGTGCAAAACCTACAAAAACGTTTGATTCAAAATCAGTTACCAGGACCTAGTGAAATAGAACGCACTCAAGGAGCAAGTATACTGTGGGGAGAAGTTACAGACGACGCTGGTAAAACTGCAACATCACGTCTGCAATGTCCTGAAGGTTACACGTTAACAACAGTGACAGCCGTAGAAGTTGTTTCGAGAGTTCTTGCAGGACGATTTCACCCTGGATTTCAAACACCATCGCTAGTTTATGGTGCAGACTTCATTTTAGATTTTGATGGAGTTGTGCGTGAAGATTTGAATTAA
- a CDS encoding transposase has product MKYDPEKHHRRSIRLKGYDYSSVGAYFITICTHQRRCLFGVIRNGVMELNAYGQIVAECWQQIPQHFSRVQLDAFVVMPNHVHGILMITNNGRDMAITNDGRDMAMPCPYQGKFGKPIPGSLPTMIGSFKSAATKRINIIRSAPKTPVWQKNYYERIIHDKSSLPRVRHYIQMNPIAWENDRLHPQNPD; this is encoded by the coding sequence ATGAAATACGATCCTGAAAAACACCATCGCCGCTCAATTCGCCTAAAAGGATATGATTACTCTTCAGTAGGTGCCTATTTTATTACAATCTGTACACATCAACGAAGATGTTTGTTTGGAGTAATTAGAAACGGGGTCATGGAGTTAAATGCGTATGGACAAATTGTAGCAGAATGTTGGCAACAAATTCCACAACATTTTTCCAGAGTTCAATTAGATGCATTTGTGGTAATGCCCAATCACGTTCATGGAATTTTGATGATAACCAACAACGGTAGGGACATGGCAATAACCAATGACGGTAGGGACATGGCAATGCCATGTCCCTACCAGGGTAAATTCGGCAAACCAATTCCAGGATCATTACCCACGATGATTGGTTCATTCAAATCCGCCGCCACCAAACGCATCAACATTATCCGCAGCGCCCCCAAAACCCCTGTTTGGCAAAAAAATTATTACGAACGCATTATTCACGACAAATCATCGTTACCAAGAGTACGTCATTACATCCAAATGAACCCTATCGCTTGGGAAAACGATCGCTTACATCCGCAAAATCCCGACTAA
- a CDS encoding CsbD family protein: MSIENRAEAVAKNVEGKLQEAVSEITGSTKDKAEGQAKQEEAAAMHAIEDAKDAVKDTIDKV; this comes from the coding sequence ATGAGTATTGAAAACCGCGCCGAAGCTGTTGCTAAAAATGTCGAAGGCAAGCTTCAAGAAGCTGTCAGTGAAATTACGGGTAGCACAAAAGACAAAGCTGAAGGTCAAGCCAAGCAAGAAGAAGCCGCAGCAATGCACGCAATCGAAGACGCTAAAGATGCAGTAAAGGATACGATTGACAAAGTGTAA
- a CDS encoding LL-diaminopimelate aminotransferase has product MATINDNYLKLKAGYLFPEIARRVNAFADANPEANIIRLGIGDVTEPLPQACRSAMIKAVEEMGDRATFKGYGPEQGYAWLREKIATHDFQARGCDIDASEIFISDGSKCDTGNILDIFGDDNAIAVTDPVYPVYVDTNVMAGHTGEINDKGEYAGLVYLPITAENNFTAEIPTQKVDLIYLCFPNNPTGATATKEHLKSWVDYAKAHNSIIFFDAAYEAYITEPELPHSIYEIDGARDCAIEFRSFSKNAGFTGTRCALTVVPKTLTAKAADGSDVELWKLWNRRQSTKFNGVSYIVQRGAEAVYSDEGQAQIKALVSFYLENAKIIREQLTAAGIAVYGGVNAPYVWVQTPNNLSSWDFFDKLLHTCNVVGTPGSGFGAAGEGYFRISAFNSRENVEEAMKRITEKFKV; this is encoded by the coding sequence ATGGCAACGATTAACGATAACTATCTCAAACTCAAAGCAGGCTACCTATTTCCAGAAATTGCCCGACGCGTGAATGCTTTTGCTGACGCGAATCCAGAAGCGAATATTATTCGATTGGGAATTGGAGATGTTACTGAACCATTACCACAAGCGTGCCGCAGCGCGATGATCAAAGCGGTGGAAGAAATGGGCGATCGCGCGACCTTTAAAGGCTATGGTCCGGAACAAGGTTATGCTTGGTTAAGGGAAAAAATTGCCACGCATGACTTTCAAGCACGTGGATGCGATATTGATGCTTCCGAAATCTTTATTTCTGATGGTTCTAAGTGCGATACAGGCAACATTCTTGATATTTTTGGTGATGATAATGCGATCGCTGTCACCGATCCTGTTTATCCTGTGTATGTCGATACCAATGTCATGGCAGGGCATACGGGTGAAATTAATGATAAAGGCGAATATGCAGGTTTAGTCTATCTGCCAATTACCGCAGAAAATAACTTTACTGCTGAAATTCCCACGCAAAAAGTTGATTTAATTTATCTGTGCTTCCCCAATAACCCTACAGGTGCAACCGCGACGAAAGAACACCTCAAATCCTGGGTAGACTACGCCAAAGCGCATAACTCCATTATCTTCTTTGATGCTGCCTACGAAGCTTATATCACCGAGCCAGAATTACCGCATTCGATTTATGAAATTGACGGGGCGCGAGATTGTGCGATCGAATTTCGTTCTTTTTCTAAAAATGCAGGTTTTACGGGAACTCGTTGTGCATTAACAGTTGTTCCCAAAACACTCACCGCCAAAGCTGCGGATGGTTCGGATGTAGAATTGTGGAAACTGTGGAACCGCCGTCAATCAACAAAGTTCAATGGCGTCTCTTATATCGTGCAACGCGGTGCAGAAGCGGTATATTCTGATGAAGGACAAGCGCAAATTAAAGCCTTGGTAAGCTTTTATCTCGAAAATGCCAAAATCATCCGCGAACAACTCACCGCCGCTGGAATCGCCGTGTATGGTGGTGTAAATGCGCCTTATGTTTGGGTACAAACACCGAATAATCTTTCAAGTTGGGATTTCTTTGATAAATTGCTGCATACTTGCAATGTAGTCGGAACTCCTGGTTCGGGTTTTGGTGCAGCAGGTGAAGGGTATTTCCGTATTTCTGCATTCAATAGTCGCGAGAATGTCGAAGAAGCTATGAAGCGGATTACTGAGAAGTTTAAAGTCTAA
- a CDS encoding glycosyltransferase, whose amino-acid sequence MMRVYFLVPGTGGKFACGGLWAELKTLHLVKQVCHAEVVTYRQKEKDTLFLDDLLQKNLDDVIFVISWGFDIPKLARKLAAYNVVYHAHSTGYAFKLPASIPIITVSRNTMGYWGQYAPNSLIYYLPNQISEEFQNLHIERDIDVLVQARKSSHYLLQQLIPALKQQCNVVVVDSYVEDLAGLFNRAKVYLYDSAEYWATQGVSEGFGLQPMEAMACGCQVFSSINGGLSDYLDPGFNCYKIAGYAQDYDIKRILKAIGTSAAVTLPESFFAEYRTQNILKRLQTILEDINEFFDCKKHLSSNIQDLTTTRIVQLRIQRVLNKLKNKF is encoded by the coding sequence ATGATGAGAGTGTATTTTTTGGTTCCAGGAACAGGTGGTAAATTTGCGTGTGGTGGACTTTGGGCGGAGTTAAAAACCTTGCACTTGGTAAAGCAGGTGTGTCACGCAGAAGTTGTCACATACCGCCAAAAAGAAAAAGATACGCTGTTTCTCGATGATTTATTACAAAAAAACTTAGATGATGTAATTTTTGTGATTAGTTGGGGATTTGATATTCCAAAACTTGCGCGTAAACTAGCAGCTTATAACGTTGTTTATCATGCTCATAGTACAGGTTACGCATTCAAGTTGCCTGCAAGTATTCCAATTATTACAGTTAGCCGAAACACAATGGGATATTGGGGACAATATGCACCCAATTCGTTAATTTACTATTTACCCAATCAAATATCTGAAGAGTTTCAAAATTTACACATAGAACGTGATATTGATGTCTTAGTTCAAGCCCGAAAGTCTTCGCATTATCTACTACAGCAACTAATTCCCGCCTTAAAACAGCAATGTAATGTTGTTGTTGTTGATTCTTATGTAGAAGATTTAGCAGGATTATTCAATCGTGCTAAGGTTTATCTTTATGACTCGGCTGAATATTGGGCAACACAAGGTGTTAGCGAGGGCTTTGGACTGCAACCAATGGAAGCTATGGCGTGTGGTTGTCAAGTTTTCTCTAGTATTAATGGTGGACTTTCTGATTACTTAGATCCAGGTTTCAACTGCTATAAGATTGCTGGGTATGCGCAAGATTATGATATTAAAAGGATTTTAAAAGCAATAGGAACATCAGCAGCGGTTACACTACCTGAATCATTTTTTGCAGAATATCGAACTCAAAATATTCTAAAACGCTTGCAAACCATTTTAGAGGATATCAACGAGTTTTTTGATTGTAAAAAACACTTATCTAGTAATATTCAAGACTTAACAACTACACGTATAGTACAACTAAGAATCCAGCGAGTATTAAATAAGCTAAAAAATAAGTTTTGA
- a CDS encoding alanine--glyoxylate aminotransferase family protein — MTQTISINDKQRLQLAPLEMPNRLLLGPGPSNAHPDVLQAMNKKPVGHLDPTFLALMDEIQSLLRYVWQTENPLTIAVSGTGTAAMEATIANSVEPGDVVLIGVSGYFGNRLVDMAGRYGADVRTITKPWGQVFSLEELRTAVETHRPAILALVHAETSTGARQPLEGVGELCSEFDCLLLVDTVTSLGGVPIFLDAWGVDLAYSCSQKGLGCPPGASPFTMSARAMEKLQQRQNKVANWYLDMTLLGKYWGQERVYHHTAPINLYYALREALRLVAEEGLANCWQRHQKNVEYLWEGLEDLGLKLHVEREFRLPTLTTVCIPEGVDGKAVARQLLNEYNIEIGGGLGELAGKVWRVGLMGINSRKESVDQLLGALRQVLPH, encoded by the coding sequence ATGACACAAACGATTTCAATCAACGACAAGCAGCGTCTGCAACTTGCCCCTTTAGAGATGCCGAATCGCCTGCTATTAGGACCAGGACCATCAAACGCGCATCCTGATGTGTTGCAAGCGATGAATAAAAAGCCCGTAGGACATCTCGATCCCACCTTTTTGGCGCTGATGGATGAAATTCAGTCGCTACTACGCTATGTGTGGCAAACAGAAAATCCCTTGACGATCGCAGTCAGTGGAACGGGAACTGCGGCGATGGAAGCCACAATTGCAAATTCAGTAGAACCTGGTGATGTCGTTTTAATCGGTGTCAGTGGTTATTTTGGCAATCGTTTGGTCGATATGGCAGGGCGCTATGGTGCAGATGTCCGCACAATAACCAAACCTTGGGGACAAGTTTTCTCCTTAGAAGAATTGCGAACTGCTGTAGAAACGCATCGCCCAGCGATTTTAGCACTGGTTCATGCCGAAACATCTACAGGTGCAAGGCAACCTTTAGAAGGCGTTGGCGAGTTGTGTAGCGAGTTCGACTGTTTATTACTCGTAGATACTGTCACAAGTCTTGGTGGCGTACCAATTTTTTTAGATGCTTGGGGTGTTGACCTCGCGTATAGTTGTAGCCAGAAAGGTTTAGGATGTCCGCCAGGGGCTTCGCCTTTTACAATGAGTGCAAGGGCGATGGAGAAGTTGCAGCAGCGTCAGAATAAGGTAGCAAACTGGTATCTCGATATGACTTTGTTAGGTAAGTATTGGGGTCAAGAACGCGTTTATCACCACACAGCGCCGATTAATTTATACTATGCCTTGCGGGAAGCTTTGCGTTTAGTTGCCGAAGAAGGATTAGCAAACTGTTGGCAACGCCATCAAAAAAACGTCGAGTACCTCTGGGAAGGATTAGAAGATCTAGGACTAAAGCTACACGTCGAACGCGAGTTTCGATTACCCACTCTCACAACTGTGTGTATTCCCGAAGGTGTTGATGGTAAGGCAGTGGCTCGACAGTTATTAAATGAGTACAATATCGAGATTGGCGGTGGTTTGGGTGAATTAGCTGGTAAAGTTTGGCGTGTAGGATTGATGGGCATTAATAGCCGTAAAGAAAGTGTCGATCAACTTTTAGGTGCTTTACGGCAAGTTTTACCACATTAA
- a CDS encoding MOSC domain-containing protein, whose product MSSIITELFVHPIKGLTPQAETQVNLQAGHGVIGDRAFALMYDNSASSDDVVPWMHKRNFAMQCDLPALAALNCHYDFQTTLLTIKYKDRELLAAKTNNSGERNLISSFFTGYLATDVKSPLRLVGENDGKTRYPDRHTVHISIINQATLDQISDIAKQRVDVQRFRPNIVVEGIPAWTEFDWIGQHFQLGSAQIEVTAPINRCLNINVNPKTGQQDLPLLSLLQQHFHHKQTGVLAKVFTSGTIAIGDRLQPLDM is encoded by the coding sequence ATGTCAAGTATTATTACAGAGTTATTCGTTCATCCAATCAAAGGGCTAACGCCGCAAGCCGAAACGCAAGTGAACTTGCAAGCGGGACATGGAGTTATAGGCGATCGCGCTTTTGCGTTGATGTATGATAATTCTGCATCTTCCGATGATGTTGTTCCGTGGATGCACAAGCGTAATTTTGCGATGCAATGCGATCTTCCTGCATTAGCAGCTTTGAATTGTCACTACGATTTTCAAACCACATTATTAACGATTAAGTACAAAGATCGCGAATTACTTGCAGCTAAAACAAACAATTCAGGGGAACGCAACTTAATCAGTTCATTTTTTACTGGCTATCTTGCAACGGATGTGAAATCGCCGTTACGGTTAGTTGGTGAAAACGATGGAAAAACGCGCTACCCCGATCGCCACACAGTACACATATCGATCATCAATCAAGCAACGTTAGACCAAATCAGCGATATCGCTAAACAGCGAGTAGATGTGCAGCGCTTTCGTCCTAATATTGTCGTTGAAGGTATACCAGCCTGGACAGAATTTGATTGGATAGGACAACACTTTCAATTAGGTTCTGCACAAATCGAAGTGACTGCCCCGATCAATCGCTGTTTAAACATTAATGTAAATCCTAAAACAGGTCAGCAAGATTTACCACTACTTTCTTTACTACAACAGCATTTTCATCACAAGCAAACAGGAGTTCTTGCTAAAGTCTTTACTAGCGGTACAATCGCGATTGGCGATCGCTTGCAACCTTTAGATATGTAA